In Streptomyces sp. NBC_01408, one DNA window encodes the following:
- a CDS encoding ABC transporter permease encodes MVQGVNDSLVIAKRNLIRMSRIPEMIIFGVIQPVMFVVLFSYVFGGSISVGGNTSPEAYREFLMAGIFAQTVTFATAGAGAGIADDMHKGLIDRFRSLPMARGAVLTGRTLADLVQTTLTLIVLAVVALLVGWRTHTSIGEVLAGFALLLLLGYAFSWIGALIGLSVRTPEAATSGGLIWLFPLTFISNAFVPSDNMPTFLRHIAEWNPFSATVQAARELFGNLPPGYEAPAAWPMQNPVLASVLWSVLIVVVFRSLAVRKYRSATA; translated from the coding sequence ATCGTCCAGGGCGTCAACGACTCCCTCGTGATCGCCAAGCGCAACCTCATCCGCATGTCCCGCATCCCCGAGATGATCATCTTCGGCGTGATCCAGCCCGTGATGTTCGTCGTGCTGTTCAGCTACGTCTTCGGCGGCTCGATCAGCGTCGGCGGCAACACCTCCCCGGAGGCCTACCGCGAATTCCTGATGGCGGGCATCTTCGCCCAGACCGTCACCTTCGCCACGGCCGGCGCGGGCGCGGGCATCGCGGACGACATGCACAAGGGCCTGATCGACCGCTTCCGCTCGCTGCCCATGGCCCGCGGCGCGGTCCTCACCGGCCGTACCCTCGCCGACCTCGTCCAGACCACGCTCACCCTCATCGTCCTGGCGGTCGTGGCCCTGCTCGTCGGCTGGCGCACCCACACCAGCATCGGCGAGGTCCTCGCCGGCTTCGCCCTGCTGCTCCTGCTCGGCTACGCCTTCTCCTGGATCGGCGCCCTGATCGGCCTGTCGGTGCGCACCCCGGAGGCGGCCACCTCGGGCGGGCTGATCTGGCTCTTCCCGCTGACGTTCATCTCGAACGCCTTCGTCCCCTCCGACAACATGCCGACCTTCCTGCGGCACATCGCGGAATGGAACCCCTTCAGCGCGACCGTCCAGGCGGCCCGCGAACTCTTCGGCAACCTCCCGCCGGGATACGAGGCCCCGGCGGCCTGGCCGATGCAGAACCCGGTCCTCGCGTCCGTGCTCTGGTCGGTGCTGATCGTCGTGGTCTTCCGGTCCCTCGCCGTACGCAAGTACCGCTCGGCGACCGCGTAG
- the greA gene encoding transcription elongation factor GreA yields MTQTSESVTWLTQAAYDQLKAELDYLSGPARTEIATKIAAAREEGDLRENGGYHAAKEEQGKQELRVRQLTQLLENAKVGTAPAADGVVAPGTLVKIAFDGDEDDTMEFLLASREYASSDFETYSPQSPLGTGVMGKVIGEDAQYELPNGKKASVKILDVKPFTG; encoded by the coding sequence GTGACCCAGACGAGCGAAAGCGTCACCTGGCTGACCCAGGCGGCGTACGACCAGCTGAAGGCAGAGCTGGACTACCTCTCTGGTCCCGCACGCACGGAGATCGCCACGAAGATCGCAGCCGCCCGCGAGGAGGGCGACCTGCGCGAGAACGGCGGTTACCACGCGGCCAAGGAGGAGCAGGGCAAGCAGGAACTCCGGGTCCGCCAGCTGACGCAGCTGCTGGAGAACGCCAAGGTCGGCACCGCTCCCGCGGCCGACGGCGTGGTCGCCCCCGGCACCCTCGTCAAGATTGCTTTCGACGGCGACGAGGACGACACCATGGAGTTCCTGCTGGCCTCCCGCGAGTACGCGTCCTCGGACTTCGAGACGTACTCGCCGCAGTCCCCGCTGGGCACCGGAGTGATGGGCAAGGTCATCGGCGAGGACGCCCAGTACGAGCTGCCGAACGGCAAGAAGGCCTCGGTCAAGATCCTTGACGTCAAGCCCTTCACCGGCTGA